A single window of Magnetococcus marinus MC-1 DNA harbors:
- a CDS encoding PAS domain-containing hybrid sensor histidine kinase/response regulator: MAHINVHTNLRNSRPLILFAGALLLLLLTQLWVITGKYQQDMREDLHGSIKAQLALLGATLQEAAIRGDLAQIKRNLEMWGQAHSEILAIRAISPNGFELVHYQAGALQGDMYVHKSAITVDGRQLITLEVTHNLSMINDRLRTMTLYMGVVSSLISGLFALTVWWIMTRFAIAPLNQELAARQRAENMIRESQQALVKAQLVAHMGSWSSDVAIEHMEWSQGLCQLLGVKVDEAPLPVERLLGLVPQPQQQSVLEMLDRLSQQQQNQVQMEHRIHRETGGVLQVLHRCERVEGANGPRVQGILIDTSQSEALRGALAASEEKFRNLFDNMGSGVAIYEAIDNGDDFIIRGFNKASTVFTKLDRESILGKRVTEIFPGIRAMGLLDLFKRVWHSGVPEHLPLTQYSDQRITQWVENYVYRLENGEVVAVFDDVTSNRQAQQELAQSELRFREMAETLEDVFWITSAHGHRILYVNPAFEKVWGYSVQALEQDINLWSQSIHPEDRARVEEALLQSTSHADGFDQEYRIVRGDDGQLRWIHNRGYPIEEQGQVVRVVGLATDITAKKENEAALQQAMRQAQQASQAKSEFLAAMSHEIRTPMNTVIGMTELLLETPLSEEQQRYVRSLRSSGTALLDVINAILDLTRIESGRLELTEERYDLHELMRETCEVMGYAAAKKKLEMVLEMNPNTPNYLVGDAPRLRQILINLVGNAIKFTEVGQVCVRVWLDEAVERLRIEVEDSGIGIPKEHINTIFDMFAQADSSMARRFGGSGLGLTISQRLAQLMGGRLAVQSQVQKGSCFTLSMPCQIGEEPAQEVVTETQSLTRQTLRILLAEDSVDNQNLIQAYLSRTSHELIYAINGEEAERYVKSGQPVDLILMDIQMPLVDGYTATRRIRAWEQQQGRPAVPIVALTAHALKEDEMRSLEAGCDAHLTKPIGKKQLLQVLAHYPRRESTP; this comes from the coding sequence ATGGCGCATATCAATGTCCATACAAATCTCCGTAACTCCAGGCCGTTGATTTTATTCGCTGGGGCATTGTTGCTGTTGTTGCTGACCCAGTTGTGGGTCATTACCGGAAAATATCAACAGGATATGCGTGAGGATCTGCATGGTAGCATCAAAGCCCAGCTTGCCTTGCTCGGTGCTACGTTGCAGGAAGCCGCCATCCGTGGTGACCTTGCTCAGATCAAGCGCAACCTTGAAATGTGGGGGCAGGCTCACTCAGAAATTTTGGCCATACGGGCGATCTCTCCCAACGGGTTTGAGTTGGTTCATTATCAAGCGGGCGCGTTGCAGGGTGATATGTATGTCCATAAAAGCGCAATAACCGTAGATGGGCGTCAGCTCATAACCCTGGAAGTTACCCATAATTTAAGCATGATCAATGACCGACTGCGTACCATGACCCTCTACATGGGGGTGGTCTCCAGTCTGATATCGGGACTATTTGCCCTAACGGTTTGGTGGATTATGACCCGTTTTGCCATCGCGCCGCTCAACCAAGAGTTGGCAGCACGGCAGCGCGCGGAAAATATGATACGCGAGAGTCAACAGGCGCTGGTCAAAGCACAATTGGTAGCCCATATGGGGAGCTGGAGTAGCGATGTCGCCATTGAACATATGGAGTGGTCCCAGGGGCTCTGCCAGCTGTTGGGGGTGAAGGTTGATGAGGCACCTCTACCGGTGGAGCGCCTGTTGGGGTTGGTTCCACAGCCCCAGCAACAGTCTGTGTTAGAGATGTTGGATCGTCTCAGTCAACAGCAGCAAAATCAAGTCCAGATGGAGCACCGCATTCATCGCGAAACCGGTGGGGTGTTGCAGGTGCTGCACCGCTGTGAACGGGTGGAAGGGGCCAATGGCCCACGGGTGCAGGGCATTTTAATTGATACCAGTCAGAGCGAGGCACTGCGTGGGGCTTTGGCGGCCAGTGAAGAGAAATTTCGTAACCTGTTCGACAATATGGGCAGCGGGGTGGCCATTTATGAAGCCATAGATAATGGCGATGATTTTATTATTCGTGGCTTTAATAAGGCGAGCACGGTTTTTACCAAACTCGACCGCGAGAGTATATTGGGAAAGCGGGTCACGGAGATTTTTCCGGGCATCCGGGCGATGGGGCTGCTGGATCTTTTTAAGCGGGTATGGCACAGCGGCGTGCCGGAACATTTACCATTAACCCAATATAGCGACCAACGCATTACACAGTGGGTGGAAAACTATGTCTACCGTTTAGAAAATGGTGAGGTGGTCGCGGTATTTGATGACGTTACTTCCAACCGACAGGCCCAGCAGGAGCTGGCCCAGAGTGAGCTGCGTTTTCGCGAGATGGCCGAGACCTTGGAGGATGTCTTCTGGATCACCAGTGCCCATGGGCACCGCATACTCTATGTCAATCCAGCGTTTGAAAAGGTGTGGGGCTATTCGGTACAGGCGCTGGAGCAAGATATTAACCTCTGGTCGCAGTCGATCCACCCGGAGGATCGTGCGCGGGTCGAAGAGGCGCTCCTCCAAAGCACAAGCCATGCGGATGGTTTTGATCAGGAGTACCGTATTGTGCGGGGGGATGATGGCCAATTGCGCTGGATACATAACCGAGGTTATCCCATTGAGGAGCAGGGGCAGGTAGTCAGAGTAGTTGGGTTAGCCACGGATATTACAGCTAAAAAAGAGAATGAAGCAGCGCTACAGCAGGCGATGCGACAGGCGCAGCAGGCCAGTCAAGCCAAGAGTGAGTTTTTAGCGGCCATGTCCCATGAGATCCGTACCCCAATGAACACGGTTATTGGTATGACCGAGCTGCTGCTGGAGACCCCTTTGAGTGAAGAGCAGCAGCGTTATGTGCGGAGTTTGCGCAGCTCGGGTACAGCGTTGTTGGACGTGATTAACGCCATTTTGGATCTTACCCGTATTGAGTCGGGCCGTCTGGAACTGACCGAAGAGCGTTATGATCTCCATGAATTAATGCGTGAAACCTGTGAAGTTATGGGCTATGCCGCGGCCAAAAAGAAGCTGGAGATGGTCTTGGAGATGAATCCCAATACCCCCAACTATTTGGTGGGGGATGCGCCGCGTTTGCGTCAGATCCTGATCAATTTGGTGGGAAATGCCATAAAATTTACCGAAGTGGGACAGGTTTGTGTGCGTGTTTGGTTAGATGAAGCGGTAGAGCGCTTACGCATTGAGGTCGAGGATAGTGGAATTGGTATTCCCAAGGAGCACATAAACACCATTTTTGATATGTTTGCCCAAGCAGATTCCAGTATGGCCCGTCGTTTTGGTGGCAGTGGGCTGGGTTTGACCATCTCTCAGCGTTTGGCTCAGCTTATGGGGGGGCGTCTCGCGGTGCAGAGTCAGGTACAAAAGGGCAGTTGCTTTACCTTGTCCATGCCTTGCCAAATTGGTGAAGAACCTGCACAAGAGGTGGTAACAGAAACGCAGAGTTTAACCCGTCAGACTTTACGCATTTTGCTGGCGGAGGACTCTGTGGATAACCAAAATTTAATTCAGGCCTATCTCTCCCGTACATCCCACGAACTGATCTATGCCATCAATGGAGAAGAGGCTGAGCGCTACGTTAAATCCGGGCAGCCAGTGGACCTGATCTTGATGGATATACAGATGCCCTTGGTGGATGGCTATACCGCCACCCGTCGCATTCGAGCATGGGAACAGCAGCAGGGGCGGCCTGCGGTACCGATTGTGGCTTTAACCGCCCATGCTTTGAAAGAGGATGAAATGCGCAGTTTAGAAGCGGGTTGTGACGCACACTTGACCAAGCCCATCGGTAAAAAGCAGCTATTGCAGGTATTGGCACACTATCCACGTCGGGAGAGCACCCCGTAA
- the phnD gene encoding phosphate/phosphite/phosphonate ABC transporter substrate-binding protein, producing MVSRLWMALLCGLLNLLLATPSLAQTPLIFGVHPFLPATELHKRFQPLITFLMHELQRPVQFHVAANYAEHLKNLVDNQIDIAYLGPYPYIKLVHDFTQPRLLAQLRVNGENAYHGVIFTYEKASLQSLADLRGKRMAFGDVDSTMSHLIPLKMLQQAGVKKVDLGGFQHVNNHLNVVYGVLTGLFDAGATKESTYHQYAAWGLRVLARSPAVPNHVLVARATLPNAHIEAVKAALAKIGSGTLDTLILKPLKPNITGLGPVTDADFDGLRRLLSVPIPQRGQP from the coding sequence ATGGTCAGTCGTTTGTGGATGGCACTGCTGTGTGGTTTGCTCAACCTACTGTTGGCAACACCCTCGCTGGCCCAGACGCCGCTTATATTCGGTGTGCACCCCTTCTTGCCTGCCACAGAGCTACATAAACGTTTTCAACCCCTCATCACCTTCTTAATGCATGAACTACAACGGCCTGTGCAATTTCATGTGGCCGCCAATTATGCAGAACATTTAAAAAATCTCGTGGATAACCAGATTGATATCGCCTATCTTGGCCCCTATCCCTACATTAAATTGGTGCATGATTTTACGCAACCACGCCTGCTGGCCCAACTGCGGGTTAATGGTGAAAACGCCTACCATGGTGTAATCTTTACCTATGAAAAAGCATCGCTACAAAGTTTGGCCGACCTACGCGGTAAACGCATGGCATTTGGCGATGTGGACTCCACCATGAGCCATCTTATCCCTTTAAAAATGCTCCAACAAGCAGGCGTGAAAAAGGTTGATCTGGGTGGTTTCCAACATGTCAATAACCACCTTAATGTCGTCTACGGTGTATTGACCGGCCTGTTTGATGCCGGAGCCACCAAAGAGAGCACCTATCACCAATACGCGGCTTGGGGGCTGCGTGTGTTGGCGCGTTCCCCCGCTGTACCTAACCATGTACTCGTCGCACGTGCCACCTTGCCCAATGCGCACATCGAAGCGGTTAAAGCGGCCTTGGCGAAAATAGGGAGCGGAACCCTAGACACCCTAATATTAAAACCGCTTAAACCGAACATTACGGGTTTGGGGCCAGTGACGGATGCCGATTTTGATGGATTGCGTAGACTGCTTTCCGTACCCATACCGCAGCGGGGGCAACCCTAA
- a CDS encoding uracil-DNA glycosylase, with amino-acid sequence MTPTAHDWIAAFGYLETSGVPMLYGDMPTLELIQQQFDSAPAQAWRTPSITPHAQSQTAGYAPSQQAAYPTVAAAPAKRPRLPQPVAPAHKPDETPIVTPPQPLNLPAGKAAALEHIAQHCQACQRCDLCRTRTQAVPGIGHPDAPVVFVGEAPGAEEDRIGQPFVGPAGQLLDRMMATIGLQREHVYIANVVKCRPPGNRNPQTHEVALCQGYLHQQLEVISPKVIFALGRFAIQSLLGSTDSVAAIRRHEHSWRGIPVLASYHPAFYLRTPTRKKDGWLDLIRLQQLLENNPKQPLIR; translated from the coding sequence ATGACCCCAACTGCCCATGACTGGATCGCCGCATTCGGCTACCTGGAAACCTCCGGCGTGCCCATGCTCTATGGTGACATGCCCACTCTCGAACTCATACAACAACAGTTCGATAGCGCACCCGCCCAAGCGTGGCGTACACCCTCCATTACCCCACATGCCCAATCCCAAACCGCTGGGTATGCACCGTCACAGCAGGCCGCCTACCCCACAGTCGCAGCCGCCCCAGCCAAACGGCCCCGCCTGCCCCAACCCGTCGCACCCGCCCATAAACCGGATGAGACCCCCATTGTCACCCCACCACAACCCCTTAACCTGCCTGCCGGTAAAGCCGCTGCCCTAGAACATATCGCCCAACACTGTCAAGCCTGCCAACGCTGCGACCTCTGCCGTACCCGCACACAGGCCGTGCCCGGTATCGGTCATCCCGATGCCCCCGTGGTGTTTGTGGGCGAAGCCCCAGGAGCCGAAGAAGACCGCATCGGACAACCCTTTGTCGGCCCCGCCGGTCAACTGCTGGACCGCATGATGGCAACCATCGGCCTGCAACGTGAGCATGTCTATATCGCCAACGTCGTAAAATGTCGCCCCCCAGGCAACCGTAACCCCCAAACCCACGAAGTGGCGCTCTGCCAAGGCTACCTCCACCAACAGCTCGAAGTGATTTCCCCTAAAGTAATCTTCGCCCTAGGCCGCTTCGCCATACAAAGCCTGCTGGGTAGTACCGATAGCGTGGCCGCAATCCGCCGCCATGAACACAGCTGGCGCGGTATTCCCGTGCTGGCCTCCTACCACCCCGCCTTCTACCTGCGTACCCCAACCCGTAAAAAAGATGGTTGGCTGGACCTTATTCGTTTGCAGCAGCTTTTAGAAAACAACCCAAAACAGCCCTTGATCCGATAG
- a CDS encoding radical SAM/SPASM domain-containing protein yields MKAKVFDYYMMRLYKAAPVWLQRLFLWYVYRPYRQDLPKDGTAPIFHELYIELRTRCNSTVCRFCPAVKGADERPDITMPFEVYAKVIDQLAEINYGGRIAFYLSNEPLIVKDFPRYVAYAREKLPQAWLMITTNGQALTPKTGRPLLEAGLNMINLNLYNDDLEAPLPEPIKRFEEEVLQAYAQQGRVQYQGSRHSAQGQPVDFVYNVNRRLATEVLTNRGGSAPNNLGDHERQRSPLGLCDNPFYSMTITSDGRVGRCCSDHYIHEALGNIKDQPLMEIWNGAAFGALRRALLRNDRPAGVCRVCDSAGIRWSRQNSWQERFLKNLTQ; encoded by the coding sequence ATGAAAGCCAAAGTGTTTGATTACTATATGATGCGGCTCTATAAAGCCGCGCCTGTTTGGTTGCAACGGTTGTTTTTATGGTATGTCTATCGGCCTTATCGTCAAGATTTGCCCAAGGATGGTACGGCACCGATTTTTCATGAGTTATATATTGAGTTGCGTACCCGTTGTAACAGTACGGTGTGTCGTTTTTGTCCGGCGGTTAAGGGCGCGGATGAGCGACCAGATATTACCATGCCCTTTGAGGTGTATGCCAAGGTGATTGATCAACTGGCGGAGATCAACTATGGGGGGCGAATCGCCTTTTATTTAAGCAATGAACCGTTGATTGTGAAGGATTTTCCGCGTTATGTGGCCTATGCGCGGGAGAAGCTGCCCCAGGCGTGGTTGATGATTACCACCAATGGGCAGGCGTTGACGCCAAAGACGGGGCGTCCATTGTTGGAAGCGGGTTTAAATATGATCAATTTAAATTTGTATAACGATGATTTAGAGGCTCCATTGCCTGAGCCTATCAAGCGGTTTGAGGAGGAGGTTTTGCAGGCGTATGCGCAGCAGGGGCGTGTTCAGTATCAGGGATCGCGACATTCGGCTCAGGGTCAGCCGGTGGATTTTGTCTACAATGTTAACCGCCGCTTGGCTACGGAGGTTTTGACCAACCGAGGGGGTTCGGCTCCTAACAATTTGGGGGATCATGAGCGGCAGCGTTCGCCGTTGGGTTTATGTGACAATCCCTTTTACAGCATGACCATTACGTCGGATGGTCGGGTAGGGCGCTGTTGTTCGGATCACTATATCCATGAAGCGTTGGGCAACATTAAGGATCAGCCATTGATGGAGATATGGAACGGGGCGGCATTTGGTGCGTTGCGTCGTGCTTTATTGAGGAATGATCGCCCAGCGGGTGTATGTCGGGTATGTGATTCAGCGGGCATCCGCTGGAGCCGCCAGAACAGCTGGCAGGAGCGGTTTTTAAAAAATTTAACCCAGTAG
- a CDS encoding HD-GYP domain-containing protein, with protein sequence MGELVEKATLLVVDDTPENIEVLSGVLRSCYRVKAALNGEKALRIAAMEPRPDMILLDVMMPGMDGYEVCRRLKADPITAHIPVIFVTAKATVEDELEGLQLGAVDYITKPISPPIVELRVRTQLALYDQQRELERMVQVRTEQLVQTRLEIIRRLGRAAEFKDNETGLHVIRMSHYARLMAEALNISAQWTELVFNAAPMHDIGKIGIPDHVLLKPGKLDDEEWLVMRRHPVMGAEIIGDHDSELMSLSKEISLTHHEKWDGSGYPHGLRGEQIPLAGRIVAIADVFDALTSERPYKKAWSVEKAVEIIEKDAGTHFDPSLVPVFLKTLPEALEIKARYGESSHG encoded by the coding sequence ATGGGCGAATTGGTGGAAAAGGCCACGCTATTGGTGGTGGATGATACCCCAGAAAATATTGAAGTTCTCTCCGGCGTGCTACGCAGCTGCTACCGCGTTAAGGCGGCGCTCAATGGGGAAAAGGCGCTGCGTATTGCAGCCATGGAGCCGCGCCCCGACATGATTTTGTTGGATGTGATGATGCCCGGCATGGATGGCTATGAGGTGTGCCGACGGCTTAAAGCGGACCCCATAACCGCCCACATACCGGTGATTTTTGTCACCGCCAAAGCGACGGTAGAGGATGAGTTAGAGGGGTTGCAGCTGGGGGCGGTGGATTATATTACCAAGCCCATCAGTCCACCCATTGTAGAGCTTAGGGTGCGCACCCAGTTGGCGTTGTACGATCAGCAGCGGGAGCTGGAGCGTATGGTGCAGGTACGCACCGAGCAGTTGGTGCAGACTCGGTTGGAGATTATTCGCCGGTTGGGTCGTGCGGCGGAGTTTAAGGATAATGAGACCGGCCTACATGTGATCCGTATGAGCCACTATGCCCGGCTGATGGCAGAGGCTTTAAACATCTCGGCGCAATGGACTGAGTTGGTATTTAATGCGGCCCCCATGCACGATATTGGCAAGATCGGCATCCCCGATCATGTTTTGCTCAAACCCGGTAAGTTGGATGATGAAGAGTGGCTCGTGATGCGCAGACACCCGGTGATGGGGGCTGAGATTATTGGGGACCATGATTCGGAGCTGATGAGCCTCTCTAAAGAGATCTCCTTGACCCATCATGAAAAGTGGGATGGTAGCGGTTATCCGCACGGTCTGCGGGGGGAGCAGATTCCCCTGGCAGGCCGGATCGTCGCCATTGCCGACGTGTTTGATGCGCTCACCTCCGAGCGTCCCTATAAAAAGGCGTGGTCGGTGGAGAAGGCGGTGGAGATTATTGAAAAGGATGCTGGCACCCATTTTGATCCCAGTTTGGTGCCGGTGTTTCTTAAAACCTTGCCTGAAGCACTGGAGATTAAGGCACGCTACGGGGAATCCAGCCACGGATAG